From the Agrobacterium larrymoorei genome, one window contains:
- a CDS encoding glycerate kinase type-2 family protein, with product MTWDDVSARKVLRRIFDAAVDSADPAKVVATHLPERPKGRCVVVGAGKASAAMAAALDTAWGDVELTGLVVTRYAHAVPAGRIEIIEAAHPVPDEMSVEAATRILGSVENLSADDLVIALISGGGSSLLVSPAGNMTLADKRAVNQALLASGATISEMNTVRKQLSNIKGGRLAQAAYPAKVVTLVISDVPGDDPSEIASGPTVADDTTIEDAREIVARYGLELPAAAQDVLAQGGSLDASRPLNAEVRLIASPSIALEAAAKVAKANGLQTLVLGDALEGEAREVGTVFAGIAKSTKAKGLPISGPAVILSGGETSVSLPKGSTGRGGRNTEFLLSLAIGLDGSANIWAIAGDTDGIDGVEDAAGAIITPDTLSRMQEAGISPRTALSAHDSYTAFKAAGDLVVTGPTLTNVNDIRAILIG from the coding sequence ATGACCTGGGATGATGTGTCCGCCCGCAAGGTGCTGCGTCGAATTTTCGACGCAGCCGTAGACAGTGCCGATCCGGCCAAGGTGGTCGCGACACATCTCCCTGAACGTCCTAAAGGTCGTTGTGTCGTCGTAGGCGCCGGCAAGGCATCGGCAGCAATGGCTGCTGCACTCGACACAGCCTGGGGTGATGTGGAGCTCACAGGGCTCGTCGTCACCCGTTATGCCCATGCGGTTCCCGCAGGTCGCATAGAGATCATCGAGGCAGCTCACCCTGTCCCCGATGAGATGAGCGTGGAAGCGGCAACGCGCATTCTCGGTTCGGTCGAAAACCTCAGTGCAGACGATTTGGTCATCGCCCTCATTTCGGGCGGTGGTTCCTCTCTTCTGGTTTCGCCCGCTGGCAACATGACCCTTGCCGACAAACGAGCGGTCAATCAGGCATTGCTTGCAAGCGGTGCAACCATTTCGGAAATGAACACGGTTCGCAAACAGCTTTCGAATATCAAAGGCGGAAGGCTGGCGCAGGCCGCATATCCCGCGAAAGTGGTTACGCTGGTCATATCCGATGTACCTGGTGACGACCCTTCAGAGATCGCATCAGGGCCCACAGTTGCCGATGACACCACGATCGAGGACGCCAGGGAAATCGTTGCCCGTTACGGACTGGAACTTCCCGCCGCAGCACAGGACGTGCTTGCACAGGGCGGCTCGCTCGATGCATCCCGCCCACTGAATGCCGAGGTGCGGCTGATTGCATCTCCATCCATAGCCTTGGAGGCAGCGGCAAAGGTTGCGAAGGCCAACGGTTTGCAGACGCTCGTTCTCGGGGACGCGCTAGAGGGTGAAGCCCGTGAAGTCGGCACCGTCTTTGCAGGCATTGCCAAATCGACCAAAGCGAAAGGGCTTCCCATCTCCGGCCCTGCGGTCATTCTTTCTGGCGGAGAGACATCCGTCTCATTGCCCAAGGGATCGACCGGCCGCGGTGGTAGGAATACCGAGTTCCTTCTGAGCCTGGCGATCGGTCTGGACGGATCAGCGAATATCTGGGCCATTGCGGGCGATACCGACGGCATCGACGGTGTGGAGGACGCTGCTGGCGCCATCATCACTCCGGATACGTTGTCGCGCATGCAGGAGGCCGGCATCTCGCCACGCACCGCCCTTTCCGCGCATGATAGCTACACCGCCTTCAAGGCCGCAGGCGATCTGGTCGTAACCGGCCCGACGCTTACAAACGTCAACGACATACGTGCAATTTTGATCGGTTAA
- a CDS encoding ferredoxin: MKKMHVKVNLEACQGHGLCYFAAEALYEIRDSDGRAIVLLDPVPEDMHDAARKSAEVCPERAIEIIEE, from the coding sequence ATGAAGAAGATGCACGTCAAGGTCAATCTTGAGGCCTGCCAAGGACATGGGCTTTGCTACTTCGCAGCCGAGGCACTTTACGAAATCAGAGACAGTGACGGTCGGGCGATTGTTCTGTTGGACCCAGTGCCCGAGGACATGCACGATGCTGCCAGAAAATCTGCGGAAGTCTGTCCCGAGCGGGCAATCGAGATCATTGAAGAGTGA
- a CDS encoding xylose isomerase: MQNFLVLQSLWAMERRHTDGYELLLEENIAKIAGAGFGGVSAHCHDRDSVRRIKKLLPDGCKYYEGQCFVQTIDDLKPVLEVASEFGVDHLDVHADIRPRKISDCVSVIEGWQRLAEQITFPVLLETHRDRVTSDLLFTLDLLDQFPNLQLLGDLSHYMVGREFAWPISNEIHVQIERIMDHCWAYHGRVSSPQQIQVEISFPQHQQWVDVFLGWWRNGFQSWRKRAGADATLPFVCELGPKPYAITGPDGNDISDRWNDALVMKKLVQGLWASLSDEFISNHPSSSAVADI, from the coding sequence ATGCAGAACTTTCTTGTGTTGCAGTCGCTATGGGCAATGGAGCGACGTCATACTGACGGATACGAATTATTGCTGGAAGAAAATATCGCAAAAATCGCAGGTGCCGGGTTCGGTGGCGTTAGCGCTCATTGCCATGATCGGGATAGCGTACGCCGCATCAAGAAACTTTTGCCGGACGGATGTAAATATTATGAGGGGCAGTGCTTCGTACAAACCATTGATGATCTCAAACCAGTTCTTGAAGTTGCATCGGAATTCGGGGTCGACCATCTGGATGTGCACGCCGATATCCGTCCGCGAAAAATAAGCGATTGCGTCTCTGTCATCGAGGGATGGCAGCGTTTGGCTGAGCAGATCACATTTCCAGTCTTGCTTGAGACCCATCGCGACCGGGTGACTAGCGATCTTCTTTTTACACTGGATCTTCTGGACCAATTCCCAAACCTTCAACTCCTTGGTGATTTGTCGCACTATATGGTCGGGCGCGAGTTTGCGTGGCCGATATCAAATGAAATACATGTACAGATCGAGCGAATTATGGATCACTGCTGGGCCTATCACGGTCGCGTATCGAGCCCGCAGCAGATACAGGTCGAGATATCGTTTCCCCAGCATCAACAATGGGTCGATGTTTTCCTTGGCTGGTGGCGTAATGGTTTTCAAAGCTGGCGTAAACGCGCCGGTGCCGATGCCACGTTGCCTTTCGTCTGTGAGCTTGGGCCAAAGCCTTATGCCATAACGGGCCCGGATGGCAACGATATCTCAGACCGTTGGAACGACGCGCTTGTGATGAAAAAACTAGTGCAGGGACTTTGGGCCAGCCTATCTGACGAGTTCATAAGCAATCACCCGTCGAGTAGTGCGGTTGCAGATATCTGA
- a CDS encoding cytochrome P450 gives MAKTERHGGYWVIAGYDEVFQVARDDDTFSSAGGTVVPNTNVGRLLPIMADPPELERYRTLINPFLTPKAIKEIEPFIRRITDDAIDSFIEQGSVDIVAELASPIPAMGTMRLLGLDPSEWCMFAEPLHDVMYTRPGTPENEDGQRRVLAFSQKIVDEIDERIRAPREDMISRLLASESNGIKTSRQEVIDLVRMVIFGGMDTVVAALGNIFLQLDRHPDIRQRLIADRALLPTAIEEFLRFEAPIQGFGRKVMRDTCVGDQSIKAGETVFMLWASANRDESVFGETADQLVIDRVPNRHMTFGIGGHRCQGSTMARTELRIVLDRVLERLPDYKVVWDKVVGPDTVGSSYGQRAVPILFTPGRKLNTVAA, from the coding sequence GTGGCCAAGACCGAAAGACACGGGGGCTACTGGGTTATTGCAGGATATGACGAGGTTTTTCAGGTTGCCAGAGATGACGACACGTTTTCGTCGGCTGGTGGAACAGTGGTACCCAACACAAATGTCGGCAGACTTTTGCCGATCATGGCAGACCCGCCTGAGCTTGAGCGTTACAGGACCCTGATCAATCCATTCCTTACGCCCAAGGCCATAAAGGAAATAGAACCGTTCATACGGCGTATCACTGACGACGCGATAGACTCCTTTATTGAACAAGGTTCTGTCGATATCGTTGCGGAGCTTGCAAGTCCCATTCCGGCAATGGGGACAATGCGCTTGCTTGGCCTTGATCCGTCTGAATGGTGCATGTTTGCCGAGCCCCTTCATGACGTCATGTACACGCGGCCTGGCACCCCTGAGAATGAAGATGGCCAGCGTCGGGTTCTCGCGTTTTCGCAAAAGATTGTCGATGAGATCGATGAAAGAATAAGAGCCCCGCGGGAGGACATGATCTCCCGACTTTTGGCCTCGGAATCCAACGGCATCAAGACTTCGCGCCAGGAAGTCATCGATCTGGTCAGGATGGTCATTTTCGGTGGCATGGACACTGTTGTCGCTGCATTGGGAAATATTTTCCTGCAACTGGATCGCCACCCCGATATTCGGCAGCGCCTCATCGCCGACAGGGCACTGTTACCAACTGCCATTGAAGAATTCCTCCGCTTCGAAGCGCCGATCCAAGGCTTCGGACGCAAAGTAATGCGTGACACTTGCGTCGGTGATCAGTCCATCAAAGCAGGCGAAACTGTTTTCATGCTGTGGGCGAGCGCTAATCGGGATGAAAGCGTCTTTGGTGAGACTGCAGACCAGCTCGTGATTGACAGAGTGCCAAACCGCCACATGACGTTTGGCATCGGGGGCCACCGTTGCCAGGGATCGACCATGGCGCGCACCGAGTTGCGGATCGTGCTGGATCGAGTTCTCGAAAGGCTTCCGGATTACAAAGTTGTTTGGGACAAGGTTGTGGGTCCTGATACGGTCGGCTCGTCCTATGGTCAACGTGCTGTGCCGATATTGTTCACACCCGGCAGAAAGCTGAACACGGTGGCTGCGTGA
- a CDS encoding LacI family DNA-binding transcriptional regulator has protein sequence MRKPRIKALDVAKAAEVSTATVSLVINGKADKRVPLETRQRVLKVASELGYTVDRRARGLATGTSRLIGFIVPNSVGNPFFSAVHMELMRELGSSYQVLIVATDVGEDIARQNIEQLLAIGIDALVGISVDSAYLKPIEANIPMILVDSDRSGPGIAALNFAVEDGARELARHLVDFGHRKFAYIDAKTQSRTFPARRNAFMAALAEMGVESPVILETEIEMTDAETTVATILQKWKSDGITAIVCATDLQAYGVLTALKALAIQVPDDMSLAGFDDLPFSRAMDPQLTSVRLPGDALARGAVAELRGLLKQKSPRIASIVINVELHPRASTGKAKTLA, from the coding sequence ATGAGGAAGCCTCGAATCAAAGCGCTGGATGTAGCGAAAGCCGCCGAGGTTTCGACTGCGACGGTCTCGCTCGTAATCAACGGCAAAGCGGATAAACGTGTCCCTCTTGAAACCCGTCAACGGGTTTTGAAGGTGGCGTCCGAATTGGGATATACCGTTGATCGTCGGGCTCGAGGGCTTGCCACTGGAACGAGCCGACTTATAGGCTTTATCGTCCCCAACAGTGTTGGTAACCCATTCTTTAGCGCTGTCCATATGGAGCTCATGCGAGAACTGGGAAGTAGTTATCAGGTATTGATTGTTGCAACTGATGTTGGTGAGGATATCGCCCGACAAAACATAGAGCAACTACTCGCGATCGGTATCGATGCACTTGTCGGCATATCTGTCGATAGCGCTTACCTGAAGCCGATAGAAGCCAATATTCCAATGATTTTGGTCGATTCTGATCGCTCCGGCCCCGGGATTGCAGCGCTGAATTTCGCTGTAGAAGACGGCGCACGAGAGTTAGCACGACATTTGGTTGATTTCGGGCATCGCAAATTCGCATATATCGATGCAAAAACCCAGTCTCGTACATTTCCCGCACGTCGCAATGCGTTTATGGCAGCACTCGCGGAAATGGGTGTGGAAAGTCCAGTCATTCTGGAAACCGAAATCGAGATGACAGACGCAGAAACGACTGTCGCAACCATTCTTCAAAAATGGAAGTCGGACGGGATCACAGCCATCGTGTGCGCAACCGACCTACAAGCCTACGGTGTCCTCACTGCATTGAAGGCACTTGCAATACAGGTGCCGGATGACATGTCGCTCGCAGGGTTTGATGACTTGCCGTTTTCCCGAGCGATGGACCCGCAGCTGACGTCCGTGCGACTTCCCGGCGATGCACTGGCAAGAGGCGCTGTCGCTGAATTGCGTGGGCTGTTAAAGCAGAAGTCTCCACGCATAGCCAGCATCGTTATCAATGTAGAGCTGCACCCGCGAGCCTCTACAGGCAAAGCTAAGACACTCGCCTGA
- a CDS encoding MFS transporter: MSSELESRVLRKITWRIVPFIMVLYLIAFIDRVNIGFAALTMNQDLGFSSTVFGVGAGIFFLGYFIFEVPSNLILDKVGARIWIARVMITWGIISGAMALVQGTTSFYTLRFLLGVAEAGFFPGIILYLSYWFPARRRAAVTAMFMAAAPLATAIGSPISGALLEMHGIWGLAGWQWMFIIEAVPAVILGVVVLFYLTDRPEKAKWLNDEERNWLVQTMEQERAGKPKASHSIWAGLADVRVLALALVYFGTSAGLYTLGIWSPQIIKSFGLSSFHTGLINSIPAVFAVVAMILWARHSDKTNERTWHVVGACLLASAGLALATGATTVFAVLVALTLVNIGISASKPPLWSMPTLFLSGPAAAAGIATINSIGNLGGFVGPSMIGWIKDTTGSFAGGLYFVSALLVVSAAVTLILARGASNRGTPPASTQNKIQIGE; the protein is encoded by the coding sequence ATGTCCAGCGAGTTGGAATCGCGCGTCCTGCGCAAAATTACATGGCGTATCGTGCCATTCATCATGGTTCTTTATCTGATTGCCTTCATAGACCGAGTGAACATTGGCTTTGCGGCGCTGACGATGAACCAGGATCTTGGATTTTCATCGACTGTCTTCGGCGTTGGGGCCGGCATCTTCTTTCTTGGGTACTTTATTTTTGAAGTCCCTTCGAACCTGATTCTCGACAAGGTGGGCGCGCGCATCTGGATTGCCCGCGTCATGATTACCTGGGGTATAATCTCGGGTGCCATGGCTCTCGTTCAGGGCACGACGAGCTTTTACACTCTGCGCTTCCTGCTCGGCGTGGCGGAAGCCGGATTTTTCCCCGGAATCATTCTTTATCTCAGCTACTGGTTCCCTGCCCGTCGCAGAGCGGCTGTAACCGCCATGTTCATGGCTGCCGCACCTCTTGCGACAGCGATCGGCTCTCCAATTTCCGGCGCGCTTCTCGAAATGCACGGCATTTGGGGGCTGGCTGGCTGGCAGTGGATGTTTATCATCGAGGCTGTTCCTGCCGTCATTCTTGGTGTCGTCGTCCTCTTTTATCTGACGGATCGCCCCGAGAAGGCCAAGTGGCTCAACGATGAGGAGCGTAACTGGCTGGTTCAGACCATGGAGCAGGAACGTGCGGGCAAGCCGAAGGCAAGCCATAGTATCTGGGCCGGTCTTGCTGACGTCCGTGTACTGGCACTGGCGCTCGTATACTTCGGCACCTCGGCAGGTCTCTACACGCTCGGCATCTGGTCGCCGCAGATCATCAAGAGCTTCGGCCTCTCCTCGTTCCACACGGGCCTGATCAACTCCATTCCTGCCGTGTTTGCAGTTGTCGCGATGATCCTCTGGGCACGCCATTCGGACAAGACGAATGAACGTACCTGGCACGTCGTCGGCGCTTGTCTGCTGGCATCAGCCGGCCTCGCTCTCGCCACCGGCGCAACCACAGTCTTCGCCGTCCTCGTTGCACTTACACTGGTCAATATCGGCATCAGCGCATCCAAGCCTCCTCTTTGGAGCATGCCAACCCTGTTCCTGTCGGGCCCGGCTGCTGCTGCAGGCATTGCAACAATCAATTCGATCGGCAATCTCGGCGGCTTCGTTGGTCCGTCGATGATCGGATGGATCAAGGATACGACCGGAAGTTTCGCTGGCGGTCTCTACTTCGTATCGGCGCTCCTCGTCGTTTCCGCTGCGGTAACGCTGATCCTTGCTCGCGGCGCTTCGAACCGGGGCACTCCCCCAGCTTCCACCCAGAACAAAATTCAGATTGGAGAATAA
- the ligD gene encoding non-homologous end-joining DNA ligase has protein sequence MTKPPRSESLLRDTEAPIRSKPRRKRNPAQPQLLIDPMPDRVEPALAQLKAHPPKGDQWSWELKWDGYRLAVHLEPTGVRIPTRGGHDWTHRFPAIEQAATALGPATMIIDGEAVVLDDEGRPDFGLLQKSLGASGRATGNRASDAVLYAFDLLYLDGHDLREIEYRSRRHLLEDTLKGCEGAIRVSETLDAKPDVLLEHVRSLGLEGIVGKNMDQPYRSGRTGDWVKIKCVASEAFMIVGFEPSTVSPGGFASVVLAAYRGDEFVHIGNVGTGFKEAEMTKLRKMLDRLRWKQKQPPVPYPEKSDIVWVEPTLIAEIEFRAWTGDGKLRHASYKGLRERQDNADVFKLD, from the coding sequence ATGACGAAGCCACCGAGATCAGAGTCGCTCCTTCGTGATACCGAAGCCCCGATCCGCTCAAAGCCGCGTCGGAAGCGCAATCCCGCACAGCCACAGCTTTTGATCGATCCGATGCCTGATCGCGTCGAGCCAGCGCTTGCGCAGCTAAAGGCGCATCCACCCAAAGGTGACCAGTGGAGCTGGGAGCTCAAATGGGATGGCTATCGTCTGGCCGTCCATCTCGAGCCAACAGGCGTCCGCATCCCCACCCGTGGCGGCCATGACTGGACGCACAGGTTTCCGGCGATTGAACAGGCCGCCACAGCGCTTGGACCAGCAACGATGATCATCGATGGCGAGGCGGTGGTGCTCGACGATGAGGGGCGACCGGATTTTGGCCTACTGCAGAAGTCATTGGGTGCTTCGGGCAGGGCTACCGGTAATCGAGCCTCTGATGCTGTCCTTTACGCCTTCGACCTGCTTTATCTGGATGGCCATGATCTCAGAGAGATAGAGTATCGCTCGCGCCGCCATCTTCTTGAAGACACATTGAAGGGATGTGAGGGTGCTATCCGTGTGTCGGAAACCCTCGACGCCAAACCCGACGTTTTGCTAGAACACGTTCGCAGCCTTGGCCTTGAGGGCATCGTCGGCAAGAACATGGATCAGCCCTATCGCTCCGGCCGCACCGGCGACTGGGTGAAGATCAAATGCGTTGCGAGCGAAGCGTTCATGATCGTGGGCTTTGAGCCATCGACGGTATCACCTGGCGGCTTCGCCTCAGTGGTATTGGCTGCCTACCGCGGTGACGAGTTCGTCCACATCGGAAATGTCGGCACAGGCTTCAAGGAAGCTGAGATGACAAAGCTGCGTAAGATGCTGGACAGGCTGCGCTGGAAGCAAAAGCAGCCGCCTGTGCCCTACCCCGAAAAATCAGATATCGTCTGGGTCGAGCCAACCCTGATCGCCGAGATCGAGTTCAGAGCCTGGACTGGAGACGGCAAATTGCGACATGCTTCTTATAAGGGTCTGCGGGAACGGCAGGACAACGCCGACGTTTTCAAGCTCGACTAG
- a CDS encoding NAD(P)/FAD-dependent oxidoreductase, producing MVISTTPRQPDQKRIAIVGASVAGVAAAEALSKGGFLGTVDVFDSETSLPYDRPPLSKQFALGTCNVEKLQFYDIEGWDRLGATLHLGLKVAAIEEKGRRLRLSDGRSFENDGLIIATGAEPINLKVLKGRENVISLRTLCDGQRLATALKSSRRLAIVGSGFIGLEVAAVAASLDIDVTVIERSPLPMEARLGKIVAKRILDLHQRHNINFLRGRTVASAEGGVKVETLVLDDGTRLDIDTVLVGIGVRPALAWLENSGIALSDGIVCDDHGRTNLSAVYAAGDAASWLNSLFNEQMRLEHWTTAREQGQHVAQCLIRELAGESSHEMVFDHVPYVWSDQYGLKIQTVGRFLPNDVFRIDHDEPENNRFAGSYWRNDKIRGAIAINMPKQLMSYRKEIISQYKGV from the coding sequence ATGGTCATCTCCACGACACCACGACAGCCAGATCAAAAGCGCATCGCTATCGTTGGAGCATCCGTTGCTGGTGTTGCAGCGGCAGAGGCGCTCTCGAAAGGCGGGTTCCTGGGGACGGTTGACGTTTTTGATTCCGAAACGTCGCTTCCCTATGATCGCCCGCCCCTTTCGAAGCAGTTCGCCCTCGGCACCTGTAATGTGGAGAAGCTTCAGTTTTACGATATCGAAGGCTGGGACAGGCTTGGTGCGACCCTGCATCTTGGGTTAAAAGTTGCCGCGATCGAGGAAAAGGGTCGACGCTTGCGTTTGAGCGACGGTCGTTCGTTTGAGAATGATGGCCTGATCATTGCAACAGGTGCTGAGCCAATCAATCTCAAAGTCTTGAAAGGTCGCGAAAACGTTATCTCGCTGAGAACACTCTGCGATGGTCAGCGTCTTGCCACAGCCCTCAAGAGCTCCCGGCGTCTTGCAATCGTCGGAAGCGGTTTTATCGGGCTCGAGGTTGCAGCTGTCGCGGCAAGTCTCGATATCGATGTGACGGTAATAGAGCGATCTCCGCTTCCAATGGAAGCGAGATTGGGGAAAATCGTCGCCAAGCGAATTCTGGATCTGCATCAACGCCATAACATCAACTTCCTGCGTGGACGGACGGTTGCCTCTGCGGAGGGAGGTGTAAAGGTCGAAACGCTGGTTCTAGATGACGGCACGCGTTTGGATATCGATACCGTCCTCGTCGGCATCGGTGTGCGTCCGGCTCTGGCGTGGCTGGAAAATTCAGGCATCGCTCTGAGCGATGGAATTGTCTGCGACGACCATGGCCGTACGAACCTTTCGGCGGTCTATGCCGCAGGAGATGCTGCCTCCTGGCTTAACTCGCTTTTCAATGAGCAAATGCGGCTTGAACATTGGACGACTGCCAGAGAACAGGGACAGCACGTCGCACAATGTTTGATCCGCGAACTGGCCGGTGAAAGTTCCCACGAAATGGTGTTCGATCATGTCCCTTATGTATGGTCCGACCAATATGGCCTGAAAATTCAGACTGTTGGGCGATTTCTTCCCAATGATGTATTTCGCATTGATCATGACGAGCCTGAGAACAACAGGTTCGCAGGCAGCTATTGGCGCAACGATAAAATTCGCGGTGCAATAGCGATAAACATGCCGAAACAGCTCATGTCCTACCGAAAGGAGATAATCTCTCAATACAAAGGCGTTTGA
- a CDS encoding LysR family transcriptional regulator, with the protein MELEQLRCFVAVAEELHFGKAAQKTGMLPASLGRHVRLLEESLGTKLLSRTTRSVDLTDDGVMLLREVKPLFGRLETVANRFRTSRPHQTNVLRIGAIDSAAAGLVPQLLHDFRERSPETSTQLMEDKSIRLIPKLLAGRLDLVLIRPREKLSRNLSIKRLFSESVVVAVPVHSPMAQQGEISIGDLADEPLIVPERRSRPHSHDLTFGMFAEAGLRPCIAQVADEKQTIINLVAAGIGSALVPRWTSKLVLDGVKYIPLRVTEKGRPDRLPLAVAWVKAVRDPRRDQMLEVLEDNLERYAANA; encoded by the coding sequence ATGGAGCTGGAACAACTGAGATGCTTTGTCGCGGTCGCCGAGGAACTGCATTTTGGCAAAGCGGCGCAAAAAACCGGCATGTTACCCGCTTCCCTCGGTCGCCATGTACGGCTGCTGGAAGAATCACTCGGAACCAAGCTTCTCTCCCGAACGACAAGGAGCGTCGACTTAACCGACGACGGCGTCATGTTGCTGAGGGAGGTGAAGCCTCTCTTTGGCCGCCTCGAAACCGTGGCAAATCGTTTTCGAACGTCACGTCCGCACCAGACAAATGTATTGCGCATCGGTGCAATCGATAGTGCAGCGGCGGGCCTGGTGCCTCAATTGCTGCACGATTTCCGTGAGCGATCACCTGAAACCTCGACACAGCTTATGGAAGACAAATCGATTCGGCTGATACCGAAGCTACTGGCAGGCCGCCTCGATCTGGTATTGATTAGGCCGCGCGAAAAGCTCAGTCGCAACCTCTCGATAAAAAGGCTGTTTTCGGAAAGTGTCGTCGTTGCGGTGCCAGTCCATAGCCCGATGGCGCAACAAGGGGAGATTTCGATCGGCGATCTTGCCGACGAGCCGCTTATCGTCCCTGAACGGCGCTCGCGGCCGCACAGTCACGATCTGACATTCGGAATGTTCGCAGAGGCCGGTCTGCGGCCTTGTATCGCCCAGGTTGCTGACGAGAAACAGACGATCATCAATCTTGTTGCCGCAGGTATCGGTTCTGCATTGGTGCCCCGCTGGACGTCAAAACTTGTGCTGGATGGCGTTAAATATATCCCCCTGCGCGTGACGGAAAAGGGAAGGCCCGACCGCTTACCTCTCGCCGTCGCCTGGGTTAAGGCCGTCCGGGATCCACGCCGAGATCAGATGCTGGAGGTCCTTGAAGACAATCTTGAGCGCTACGCTGCCAACGCGTGA
- a CDS encoding tartrate dehydrogenase: MREYKIAAIPADGIGPEVIAAGLQVLEALEKRSGNFKIHSETFDWGSDYYKKHGVMMPADGLEQLKKFDAIYFGAVGAPDVPDHITLWGLRLPICQGFDQYANVRPTKILPGITPPLRNCGAGDLDWVIVRENSEGEYSGHGGRAHKGLPEEVGTEVAIFTRVGVTRIMRYAFKLAQSRPRKLLTVVTKSNAQRHGMVMWDEIAAEVSREYPDVTWDKMLVDAMTVRMTLKPETLDTIVATNLHADILSDLAGALAGSLGVAPTGNIDPERRFPSMFEPIHGSAFDITGKGIANPIATFWTAAQMLEHLGEQEAAARLMAAVERVTEAGILTPDVGGTANTQQVTDAVCEAIAGSNILVAAE, encoded by the coding sequence ATGCGTGAATACAAGATAGCCGCCATCCCCGCCGATGGCATTGGTCCGGAAGTGATTGCCGCAGGACTTCAGGTTCTGGAAGCGCTCGAGAAGCGCAGCGGTAACTTCAAGATCCACTCCGAGACCTTCGACTGGGGTTCGGACTACTACAAGAAGCACGGCGTCATGATGCCCGCCGATGGTCTCGAGCAGCTCAAGAAGTTCGATGCGATCTACTTCGGTGCCGTCGGCGCCCCCGACGTTCCGGACCACATCACCCTGTGGGGTCTGCGCCTGCCCATCTGCCAGGGCTTCGACCAGTATGCCAACGTGCGTCCCACAAAGATCCTGCCCGGCATCACCCCGCCCCTGCGCAATTGCGGTGCTGGCGACCTCGACTGGGTGATCGTGCGTGAAAACTCGGAAGGTGAATATTCCGGTCATGGCGGACGTGCCCACAAGGGCCTGCCGGAAGAAGTCGGCACCGAAGTCGCCATCTTCACCCGCGTCGGCGTTACCCGCATCATGCGCTATGCCTTCAAGCTGGCCCAGTCGCGCCCACGCAAGCTACTCACCGTCGTCACCAAGTCCAACGCACAGCGCCACGGCATGGTGATGTGGGACGAGATTGCCGCCGAAGTCTCCAGGGAATATCCGGATGTGACCTGGGACAAGATGCTGGTGGACGCCATGACCGTGCGCATGACGCTGAAGCCCGAAACCCTCGACACCATCGTCGCCACCAACCTGCATGCCGACATCCTGTCCGACCTCGCCGGTGCGCTGGCCGGTTCGCTCGGTGTCGCACCGACGGGCAATATCGATCCCGAGCGCCGTTTCCCGTCGATGTTCGAACCGATCCACGGTTCGGCCTTCGACATCACCGGCAAGGGCATCGCCAACCCGATCGCGACATTCTGGACCGCAGCGCAGATGCTCGAACATCTCGGCGAGCAGGAAGCCGCAGCGCGCCTGATGGCAGCCGTGGAACGGGTCACCGAGGCAGGCATCCTTACTCCTGATGTCGGCGGAACCGCAAACACCCAGCAGGTCACAGACGCAGTCTGCGAAGCAATCGCCGGATCGAATATTCTGGTCGCTGCCGAATGA